In one window of Desulfatirhabdium butyrativorans DSM 18734 DNA:
- a CDS encoding hydrogenase iron-sulfur subunit, which yields MSETFEPTLIAFCCKYCAYAAADLAGSMRLNYPSNVKITQVPCTGRVDIIHLLKAFEDGADGVYVAGCMEGDCHFVSGNLKAKKRVAYVKKTLEEIGIEPDRIDMFNLSSAMGPRFAEIAIEMTDRIRKLGPTPLTASSETCSAKEGTP from the coding sequence ATGAGTGAAACCTTCGAACCGACACTGATCGCATTCTGCTGTAAATACTGTGCCTATGCCGCGGCGGATCTGGCCGGCTCCATGCGCCTGAACTACCCGAGCAACGTCAAGATCACCCAGGTCCCTTGCACCGGCAGGGTGGACATCATCCATCTGCTGAAAGCCTTCGAGGATGGGGCGGACGGCGTCTATGTCGCCGGGTGTATGGAAGGAGACTGTCACTTCGTGTCCGGGAACCTGAAGGCGAAGAAGCGGGTCGCCTATGTCAAGAAGACCCTGGAGGAAATCGGAATCGAGCCCGACCGGATCGATATGTTCAATCTAAGCTCTGCCATGGGTCCGAGGTTTGCCGAGATCGCCATCGAAATGACCGATCGCATCCGAAAACTCGGCCCCACCCCGCTGACCGCGTCTTCGGAAACCTGCTCAGCCAAGGAAGGAACGCCATGA
- a CDS encoding methylenetetrahydrofolate reductase C-terminal domain-containing protein, giving the protein MIVADRKSIHEILDMVKDCSNILVVGCKGCVTVCNVGGLKEVQILAATLKIARKKEGRPLQVDEALLERQCDPEYIAMIQDRVNDYEAVISMACGVGPQFLSEAYPNQRFYPAVNTTFFGGAVAHGIWEERCAGCGTCIIHHFDGLCPIARCSKSLMNGPCGGSDHGKCEIAKTVDCIWDKIVRKKMEQGRLNDLLQVFPAKNWQTARDGGPRRSRREELIQNG; this is encoded by the coding sequence ATGATCGTCGCCGATCGAAAATCCATTCATGAAATTCTGGATATGGTGAAAGACTGCTCGAACATCCTCGTGGTGGGATGCAAGGGCTGTGTGACCGTCTGCAATGTCGGCGGTCTGAAAGAAGTGCAGATCTTGGCCGCTACCCTGAAAATCGCACGCAAGAAGGAAGGCCGTCCCCTGCAAGTGGACGAAGCCCTGCTCGAGCGCCAGTGCGACCCGGAATACATCGCCATGATTCAGGATCGCGTCAACGATTATGAGGCCGTCATCTCCATGGCCTGCGGCGTCGGCCCCCAGTTTCTCTCCGAAGCCTACCCGAACCAGCGCTTCTATCCGGCCGTCAACACGACCTTTTTCGGCGGGGCCGTCGCTCACGGCATCTGGGAGGAGCGCTGCGCCGGTTGCGGCACTTGCATCATCCATCATTTCGACGGCTTGTGTCCGATCGCCCGCTGTTCCAAGAGCCTCATGAACGGCCCCTGCGGCGGCTCCGATCATGGCAAGTGCGAAATCGCCAAAACCGTTGACTGCATCTGGGACAAGATCGTCCGAAAGAAAATGGAGCAGGGACGCCTGAACGATCTGCTGCAGGTGTTCCCTGCCAAGAACTGGCAGACCGCCCGGGACGGAGGTCCTCGAAGAAGCCGAAGGGAGGAATTGATCCAAAATGGATGA